Below is a genomic region from Brassica rapa cultivar Chiifu-401-42 chromosome A08, CAAS_Brap_v3.01, whole genome shotgun sequence.
atcatgtgcataatgaacataattatcatcaagaggagcagatggtagatcatgatagggttcaagatatgattagtgatgcatttttagaaacaactacaacaatagcagatggaactggaaatgtagaagaacctaatttggatgcaaaaaggttttatgaaatgctagatgctgcaaatcaaccaatctacactggttgtagagaaggtctctctaaattgtctctagcagctaggatgatgaatattaaaacggatcataatttacctgagaattgcatggatgcatgggcggagttgtttaaagagtatttgccagaagacaacgtgtctgctgaatcttattatgagattcagaaattggtttatagtcttgggttaccctcggagatgattgatgtttgcatcgacaactgcatgatctactggaaggaagatgacaagttagaagagtgtcgattctgcaaaaaaccacgattcaaaccgcaaggccgtgggaggaatagggtaccgtaccaaaggatgtggtacctaccaattacagacagattgaaaagattatatcaatctgagaggactgctgcgtcgatgaggtggcatgccgaacatgtccagagagatggtgaggttgcacatccatcagacgcaagagcgtggaaacatttcaacaaggtacacggagattttgctacaaatattcggaatgtctatcttgggttatgcaccgatggatttagtccatttggaatgtctggtagacaatattctttgtggccagtcattcttacgccgtataatttaccgccggatatgtgcatggaacaagaatttctatttttgacCATATTAATCCCAGGGCCGAAGCATCCAAAACGGTCTcttgatgtttttcttcaaccgttgatagaagagctaaagcaattgtggtcagaaggggtgaggacgtactATTGTTCcttgaaaaacaattttacgatgcgagcagtTCTGATGTGGACGATAAGTGATTTTCCTgcttatgggatgttgtctggctgGACAACACATGGAAGATTATCTTGTCCGTATTGTCTTGGATCCACGGATgcttttcaactgaagaatggtaggaagagttGTTGGTTTGATTTTCATCGTCGGTTTCTTCCACTTGCCCATCCGTACAGAAGAAATAAGACATTGTTTCGACACAAAAAAATTGTGAGAGACAGTCCTCCTCCATATCTCACCGGCCAGCAGATCGAAGCGGACATTGATTATTACGGAGCTCAGGAAACAGTTAAGGTTGGAGGAAATTGGCATGTTCCTGGAAATATGCCTGATGGGTATGGTGTATCTCACAATTGGcataagaagagtatattttgggagctaccctattggaaggatcttctcttACGCCACAATCtggatgtcatgcatatcgagaaaaacttttttgagaacatcatgaatacattacttaacgtccctgggaagacaaaagataacaaaaagtcAAGGATGGACTTAcctgatatttgctcaagaagtgaGTTACATATCAAGAGCAATGGAAACGTTCCTGTTCCCATCTTCCGGTTGTCATCAGCAGCCAAAACAACCTTGTTTGACTGGGTTGCATCGGAAGTTAAGTTTCCTGAtggttatgtttcaaatatgtcAAGATGTATTGAACGAGGTCAAAAGTTCTCCGGAATgaaaagtcatgattgtcatgtgtttatgcaacgactgcttccatttgcttttgccgagctccttccagcaaatGTCcacgaagcacttgcaggtaattataaatttatatatatacatatgttacgaaatgttattaatttgattccttttaaaatatacagccATCGGAGCATTTTTCAGAGATCTTAGCACACGTACGTTCAAAGAAGAAGTCATCGAACAACTTCATCAGAACATTCCGATCATATTGTGCAacctggagaagatatttcctccttcattttttgacgtcatggagcatctagttgTCCACCTAccgtatgaagcattgcttcgtggacctgttcacaacggatggatgtatccgtATGAGCGACAGATGAAACATTTGAAGGGGAAAGCAAGAAATCTTGCAAAGGTAGAAGGTTCAATAATTGCAGGGAGTTTGACAGCCGAAACATCTAACTTCACATCATACTATTTTGCTCCAACTGTTCGTACGAGAAAAAGAGTTCCTaggagatatgatgatggtggagtacCGACATCATATCCAATTGATGGTGTTCCTGACATTTTCTGCGAAATAGGACGGTTTGATGGTAAAACGAAAGAAGTATGGTGGTCATGTgaagaagataaacatagtGCCCACACATATATTCTGCTCAACTGCGAGGATGCAATGACCCGTTACTTTGAaaggtaaatatttttgtgaatgttaattatatgaattaaaattaattatgtatgatttgattatttgttCAATTTGCAGGATGTTTGTATCTCAAGTTGAAGAAGCAATACCAGGAATATCTGCAACTGATGTGGATACACGTAAAGATAAGCACTTTGTCAAGTGGTTAAAATCACAGGTAATATATCTCatactattatattaattaagtaagtgtttaagaatatatatatgttttttgcaggttgattatgacgatccTTATTATCCCGTATGGTTTCACGAATTGGTTCAAGGTCCAGTtgcaaaggtcaccacatcacctatgtatttcacacgaggatttacctttcacacatatgagtatgggaGACATCGGGCAACGAGTAACtacggaatatgtgtgaaaggtgaaACAGACTTTTACGGGATATTgcaggagattattgaagtggaATTTCCGGGTTTATTAAAGCTAAAATGCGTcttcttcaaatgtgaatggttcgatccTGTTGTGAACCGAGGGATTCggtataacaaatttggtgttgtggatgtcaattttgggagaagatacaacaaatttgagcctttcattttagcttcacaagccgagcaagttagcttccttccttatcctcggcTTCGAACTTCCGGGATAAACTGGGTAACTgctatcaaagttacacctcgtggaCGCATTGTCGTTGGAGAAGAACCGCCCTTGCAAGAAGAAGACGCTATCACTGAAGTTGAGGTACCAGAACAACcaattcgtcgtaaatggaaaaacgcgggcctggtaaattcgtcgtaaatggaaaaacgcgggcctggtaaattcgtcgtaaaattacgtcgcttttacgacgaatcctaatctatataagGAGACGCCGAGAGCGAGGCTGCCTCGCTCATTCCTCCCAAATTCCTTTGCTCTCTCTAaggtaaactctctcttctctctttttttttttttaaattagtttaggtgattagttaggtaacggaattagtttaggtgattagttaggtaattagtttaggtgattagttaggtaacggaataatatttttattatgtcgtaattgattaaatttattttagtttttttagatGGCTCCTAGAAGAAAATCCAGAGCACCTAGCTATAGAGATTTGTTTGGCGACGATGGTTCCGGTACATCTTCTTCCGGTCCATCGTCTTCCGGTCCATCATCCTCCACCGCAGTTCCAGACTCTCAGCCTTCTCAGAGAGTTGCTTGGAGTCCTCCTCCACCGCATATGCCTCCACCGCAAATGCCTCCACCGCAtatgcctccacctcctcctccagcggcTGCACCTGAGCCTGTCCCAGAAGGTGCAGTTCATCCGGATTTGCGTGTGCCTTCATATGCCCCATTCGCGAGATATACGGTAGAGGATTTGCTTGCCCAGCCTGGACGGGAGGGTTTGGATGTTCTAGACCCCGATAGACCCCGAGGAACTTATTggtaagttattaatttttattacattaaaatttaaattatttttattttttaacggTTAAATTGTTTTCCTTTCAGGTTTGGGGCTAACAACCGTGTTGGCCGGAGCGTTTCGAAAATGATTAAGGGTTACTACGACGGGGCATATCCGAACTGGAGCAAGACTCCAAATCACGTTAAGATCActtggtttaaaatgtttgcggtaagatttttaaatttaattaaattttcacttttaaatatgtatatattttttaaatattattattaattgtaatttttcaaattttttgtgtttcagcaaaagtggcattggtctttgggaatcaccgagatggtgaaggcggaattcgttgcaaaagcaaagatccgcctctgcaacacagtctccgattggaaggacaagtgggagctcgacgggtatgagggaaagcccactgagctcacgaaggatgtgtgggatggcctcatcgcctACTGGAAGCACCCCTCTTCGATCAAAAAGGCCAATTCGTGCTCGGCTTCTCGAAGAACGAAGGATAAAGATGGTAATTTGCCCATGCTTCACAGAACCGGCCAAAAACCACATGCAGGCATCCGTCTAGAAgttgtaagttttgtttttaaatatttattttaaaatattcaattaatataatttttaatattttttttttatagttggaGAAGACGGGAGTCTTACCATCTCTGTCTGACCTATTCAAGATGACTCACGCCACATCCGACGGAGTTTTTGTGGATCCTGCATCTGAGAAACTCGCTCAAGCAGTGGCTACTCGGATTGAAGAACGGGAGACGCAACTAACTCAGGAGtctcccgatggattacccgtcacattgtccaccgaagaagccgacagaatcttcgaagaggtagtacaactaaaaatttttgtttacattatttttaataactatattaatatatgttttaattttatagctggCTCCTAGAAAGAAGGGACGAATAGTCGGTATAGGCTCTGTTAACCAAGTTGCAAGGGCAACTTCGTCATACACTTCGAGACGGGATGAAGAGACTTCTCAGATGAAAGCTCGAATGGATAGCCAGCAGGTTCGTTTAGACTCTCTTGAGGATTTGCTAGACGTGATGGCCGTGGGAAACCCGGTTATGCAGAGAATGTTGAGTCAGAGACGAGCCGCTCTTGGGTTGCCAGTACGAGATCCCCAAGAGTCCGATCCAACCCGTCAACAGCCGAGCAACCCCACCGACTACTTCGatgatatgtagtttttttaatattttggtttgtattatgaatttaaatattatgacttttaaatgcttttttataaatgttttttattttcatatttcgttttaaaattaaaattatttaaaattcagaattttaaataaattcaaatttatatatatatatatttgaggttaaaaataatattcaaaatatattataaaacgaaaCGTCGATGTAGGCTCGacgtaaacatttacaactgatTACCGTCGAAAATAATTACGAGTCTTTTACATCGAAgattttacgtggtctttacatcGAAATGTTACGTGGAGTTTACATCGAAACATTTACGAGGGTGTTACAACGAAAATGTTTACGTGTGCTTTACATCGAATCCATTACGTGGAGTTTACCACGAAATTTTACGTGtcgtttacgacgaatctctgccctgcgctttacgaggaatatatttcgtcgtaaacttaacaagtcatttacgacgaaacatCGGTTACGACGGgcgttttacgacgaaacgtgtTTCGCGGTTCATTCGTCGTAACACCccgtttacgacgaagttacaAAGTATATTGCCctcgtaaaaaatatgttttcttgtagtgaatgcATATGTAACGACCTGATTTTTTTGCTGAATATAAGGAGATTTATAATGCAGTTAATATGTGACTTGAAGATCAAAAATGATATGATTGTTTTATCCTTAAAGAAATACAAAATCATTTGactttttaactaaaaaatttaaaggatagtttattttaaaatgtcatGCATAAAAGTCACgaattctcttttaatagaataaatgTCATATATCGTTAAAGACAATATGTGGCTTGATATGATCGTTTTATCCTTAAAGAAATACAAAATCATTTGACTATTCTAAAACATTTAAAGGATGGTtcattcaaatttatttttataaattcaaattttacaaataaaattaaaaaaaaataaaaataagatttataatattttaaaactaaaattagacAACAAGAA
It encodes:
- the LOC117127096 gene encoding uncharacterized protein LOC117127096; the protein is MSGRQYSLWPVILTPYNLPPDMCMEQEFLFLTILIPGPKHPKRSLDVFLQPLIEELKQLWSEGVRTYYCSLKNNFTMRAVLMWTISDFPAYGMLSGWTTHGRLSCPYCLGSTDAFQLKNGRKSCWFDFHRRFLPLAHPYRRNKTLFRHKKIVRDSPPPYLTGQQIEADIDYYGAQETVKVGGNWHVPGNMPDGYGVSHNWHKKSIFWELPYWKDLLLRHNLDVMHIEKNFFENIMNTLLNVPGKTKDNKKSRMDLPDICSRSELHIKSNGNVPVPIFRLSSAAKTTLFDWVASEVKFPDGYVSNMSRCIERGQKFSGMKSHDCHVFMQRLLPFAFAELLPANVHEALAAIGAFFRDLSTRTFKEEVIEQLHQNIPIILCNLEKIFPPSFFDVMEHLVVHLPYEALLRGPVHNGWMYPYERQMKHLKGKARNLAKVEGSIIAGSLTAETSNFTSYYFAPTVRTRKRVPRRYDDGGVPTSYPIDGVPDIFCEIGRFDGKTKEVWWSCEEDKHSAHTYILLNCEDAMTRYFERMFVSQVEEAIPGISATDVDTRKDKHFVKWLKSQVDYDDPYYPVWFHELVQGPVAKVTTSPMYFTRGFTFHTYEYGRHRATSNYGICVKGETDFYGILQEIIEVEFPGLLKLKCVFFKCEWFDPVVNRGIRYNKFGVVDVNFGRRYNKFEPFILASQAEQVSFLPYPRLRTSGINWVTAIKVTPRGRIVVGEEPPLQEEDAITEVEVPEQPIRRKWKNAGLVNSS